One Maniola hyperantus chromosome 17, iAphHyp1.2, whole genome shotgun sequence DNA window includes the following coding sequences:
- the LOC117989885 gene encoding uncharacterized protein, whose product MRLCIVLPVVVLAAIVVECSHTFMGTSVHRELVFHRDVKYSGNTFSKRIEYLNYTLPATFGGYARTIQGILAYDLNNSSSANVTAGGLGFHYVSLRMKSERRKDIRYDVYIYA is encoded by the exons ATGAGGCTTTGCATTGTTCTGCCTGTGGTAGTGCTGGCCGCGATAGTGGTGGAGTGTTCGCACACATTCATGGGCACCAGCGTGCACAGAGAGCTGGTCTTCCATCGCGACGTGAAGTACAGCGGGAACACGTTCAGCAAGCGTATAGAATATCTGAACTACACTTTACCAGCTACCTTTGGCGGCTATGCACGGACCATtcag GGTATCCTCGCCTATGACCTGAACAACAGTTCGTCAGCCAACGTGACTGCCGGCGGCCTGGGATTCCACTACGTGTCCCTTCGTATGAAGAGCGAGCGAAGGAAGGACATACGATACGATGTGTACATTTACGCTTAG